In Setaria italica strain Yugu1 chromosome I, Setaria_italica_v2.0, whole genome shotgun sequence, the genomic window CCTGCAAGCGGCCGAGGACGGCGAtgaagccgctgccgccggcgcaccTGGCGGCGCTGCGGGGGAGGTACGAGCTGGTGAGCGTGAGAGGCCAGGGCAGCTTCtcggagggtgtgggaggcCCGGCACCTCCGCACGGGCCTCCGGGTGGCCATCAAGATCCTCTGCCACGCCAAGATGAGAGCCGCCAAGCTCAAGCCGGAGCGCGAGCCCCGCGTGATGCGCCTGCTCAGCCTCGGCCGCCACCCGCACGTCGCCCGCTTCTACGAGGCCATCCgcccccccgccgccggcgacaatCAGTACACCTACATCGTCATGGAGCTCGCCGAGTCGGGGGAGCTCCACGACCACGTCGCCGTCCGGGAGCGGCTGCCGGAGGCCGAGGCCCGCCGGATCTTCCAgcagctggccgccgccgtggcctaCTGCCACCGCAACAGGGTCGCGCACCGGGACCTCAAGATGGAGAACGTGCTGCTGGACGCGGAGGGCAGCGTCAAGATCGCCGACTTCGGATTCAGCAAGCTCTGGAGCCCGGGGAAGATGCAGAGCAGGAGCCTGGGGAGCCCGGAGTACGCGGCGCCAGAGCTGCTGGAGGGCCGCTCGTACCGGGGCCCCGAGGTCGACGTGTGGAGCTGCGGCGTCATCCTCTACGCCATGCTCTGCGGACGCTACCCCTTCGACGGCGCCGACATGTCAGACCTGGCTAGGAACATCAGGGTActattctgaatttctgatcatGGATCCGTGGATTTCATTTGATCAGTACATGCAAATATATATGCAATGCAGCGCGGCGAGTTCCGGCTGCCGTCGTGGGTCTCCGACGACGCCCGGGACCTCATCTCCAGCATGCTCATTGTCAGGCCCGAGAAGCGGGCGACCTTGGCCGAGGTGACGGCGCACCGCTGGCTTCAGCCGGACATGCCGCCGCATCTGGCGATGCCCCCTcccgacgccaccgccgccgccgcccggcaaGGCGTCAATGCCGCCACCGTAGAGCTGCTAGTGACGCGCCATGGATTCGAGAGGACCAGCCTTCTCCAGTCGATCCGCCTCGACGACGGATCCGAGGTCGGTTCGGTCTGCTCTGCTAATACTGTCTTTGCTTCTTTGCATTGCGATCGACGACCATTTCCTTTTTAAATACACAATAAATATACAATTTGCATTGCCAGGAGGCGGTCGCGTACCAGCTGGTCCTGAGCAAGCAGCACGACGCAGCTACCCTTTACCAGCtctccatgccgccgccgccaccgccgcacggcCGGCACCAGTGGGCGCTGGACGGCGGCGAACTAGTCCTCCGCGAGTGTCCGCGCGAGACGATGCGGCGCGTCGCCAAGGCGCTGGGGGAGCTGGGCGTGCGCATCCTCTTCTACCACAGCCACCGCCACCGGATGGTCTGCGCCCACGTCagggctgccggcggcggcggcgtcccgaCAGCCGCCATCATCCACAGCTTCATCCGCCGCCACAAGGACtgcggtggcagcagcagctcgtCAGGGGCTGCAACTGCGACTGCAACCGACGACGacaccgccgccgtggagagcttatcggcggcggcggtcttcTTCGAGATCCAGCTGTTGAAGGCCGGGGAAGGCAACGGAAATAGTAATTCGCAGCAGCATCAGTACGTGCTGCATCTGAAGAGGACTTCGGGGCCGCAAATTCCCTACCTTCGCGTCTGCGCGCAGTTGGCATCCAAGCTCAAATCTAATCCCTACTGAATGATCCATCCCCACCCTTTCCAATTCCATCACTGATATATGATGGTGGATGCTGACAAATAAAGCGCCCAGGCTGTAAAATTGTATACGCCGGGTGACAGTGTACCAACCAAAATGTCTTGTAATTGGGTACTAGCAGTAGCACTACTACTAGCTAGGGATCATTTCTGCCACGTACGCTATCGTGCGTTGCTACTCGTCGACACAAAAAGGTTTATCGCCTCGAGTTACTTTAACAGTATATGGATAATATCTAAACCGGGACTAATTGGCCCCGGCATGTATACGGAGAATATCTGAACCGGTACCGTGGAGTCGTGCATGTTTTTAACCACTAGGTGAGGCTAGCAGAAGGGTCCACCGGTGCCACCGTGGCGGCATAGGATACAGCTGCAGAGGAGCAGCGTGCACGGAGCTGGGTTCGAGGCTCGTTCGGTTACAGAGGATCGGTTCCTGCTCAGGAACCGTTCAGGGACAGGATCGAGCAGATCCGTTCTTTCACTCAATCCTGCTATGTTTCTAATCCTCTTCTTGAACCATTCCTTTCATCAAAAAATTGTGTCCGGCTGGACAGGAACACAAACATACACTCCAGCCTCAACCACAAACTAATCACAGATTCACACTCAGAAATCTATTTGTAGCAAAGCAACGCCGACAGATGCCTGAACATTCATGGTGCAGACAGCTGCTAGTCTCATCCCGGTTTGCACGAGGGATGCCGGCCGGGAACCCCACGCTTCACGTGGAGTCGCCGCCGAGTAGGCCGCACCACACGCCATCCCTCGCGAGTCTCATCCCGTCACCGCCCACCGGCGACGCGCTGCGGATCACTCGCTCGCTCTGTAGCGCCTCGACAATCGCCGCTCTTTTCACCGGACGGCCTCCTCTCGCCAGTCGCcacgccccgcccgcccgcacAAGTGCAGACGGGAGACCCCCAATTTTCCTCCGTGCGCGCACGCCACGCGATCACGGGATGGGCTCGTGCTGCCAGGGCGTCGCGGTCGCCCCGGGACACCCGGCAACCGCCAGCGACCGACCGTCCGATCCACCGTCGAGCCCGTCAAGATTGCGCGCAGGACGCCAATCGGAAGGCAGGGAAAGAAAGCAAGGGCGCCATGCGCCAAGAAAGGGGAAGCAAGCAATCAACCCcccccacgccgccgtcgccgtcgcggtggTGCCgtgctgcgccgccgcgccatcGTCTTCAGCCGCCACCCCGTTGCGCTGTCGCCACAAGCACTTCAGCCTCGCCTAGCCTCACGTCATGGCTGACTGGATAAGAGGGTgttcctaaactttagtacctatcacatcagatgtttgatactaattaagagtattaaatatagtctaattacaaaactaattgtataaatggagtctaattcgtgagacgaatctattaaacctaattagtccatgatttgacaatatgctgctacagtaaatatgtgctaaccatggattaattagacttaatagatttattcgcgaattagtataggggttctacagttagttttataattagctcatgtttaatcctcctaattagcgtctgAATATTTAATGTGACCCTTCCAAAGTTTAGGATTTCGTATCAAATACCCGTGGGATCGAGAGGGTGCTAGGTGTGGCTTTCTTCCGGACCGTGGGAGAGGTGGAAAGGCTGTTCTAGGCTTGTTTAGTTTCCGAGAGCCCAAACCGAACGACGTTGCAATTCAGCTGAGGCTTCAAAACAGGCCGTTCGAATCCAACTGGATTGGGGCCCGGAACAGCTCGTTTCGGGATAACCGAACAAACCCTTAGGAGgcacaccaaccgagataagcTCGGTTTGCAAAATGGGGTAGCAGCAATTATTTCCGCCCCGGGATTTTTCAATGCAAATTATACGATGTTTGCAATGCAAAATAAACAATGACAACAAATGTACAGTCCTTTGGTGCTTATGCATATGTAATAAGAAGAGTGAGTATTAATGGAACTAGGGTGAGCGTGAACCTCcgttatttatttttttgaagaaCCTCATTTATTTGTTAAAGTCATTTGTCGTAGATAATTGAAGGGCAACTAATCAGATTTAGCAACGTAACTCAACAGTCAGCACCCACAACAAAAGGTGTGGGGAACTAGCAACAAAAATGTAAAAATAGATGGCACTAAATTTAATAGGAATTGGGAAATTCACAACGTGAACTCGAGAATAACTGACTTGAGGTTCTCACCCAATCAGCTTCAAAAGAGACACCTTTAGCAATTTTACCTCTCACCCAATGTCGATTACTAACTCCTTGGAAAGAACATTATTTTTAGCTCTACTATTTTGAAATTTAGCATTTCGAAATCGAATAACAAAATTTCCAGCACTAAAGGGGCTACGGGCTGGGCCACTGCAAAGCCTTTCCACCGAGCAGTCCAGCAGGCCCAAAAAGGGCAAGCCTTATCTCCGCCCTAGCCGGGCATAGCGGCGCTCGCCCGTGCCTGGTCCACCTCGTTAAAAACGGATCGGAGCGCCAGGCCCCCCCAGATTCCCATATGAAGAAACCTCCTCCCGTCCACCGCAATATGCGACAACTAATCATCGCCTCTCCGTCACCGCCACCGATCCACTAGCTAGATTCCGGCGAACTCCTTCTCCCGTGACACGGCCGCAGCTGCGCTTCCACCTCGGCGTTCTGGTGCTCGTGGCGACATTGATGCACCTTGTCGACCGTGTGCCCATCGCCCTGCGCCCAGCCGTCGTCCGTCGGAACGCGGTGTCAGGGGAAGCCGCCGCACCTTGactcttgtttacttcacccccaacttccaactttgacactatgcaaaaagaagattccccatcacatcaaacttgcggtacatgcatggagtactaaatgtagatgaaattaaaaactaattgcacagttttgttgtactttgcgagacaaatcttttgagcctaattagtcaatatttggacaataattcacaaatataaacgaaacgctacagtgtgctatagtgccagcacagtaatttggcacctcccaatttgaccaactaaacaagCCCTTGGTGTGGCTGCTCGCCTGCT contains:
- the LOC101765046 gene encoding LOW QUALITY PROTEIN: serine/threonine protein kinase OSK1-like (The sequence of the model RefSeq protein was modified relative to this genomic sequence to represent the inferred CDS: deleted 1 base in 1 codon), translating into MQRSQQQQQGQGSPPPSASSCKRPRTAMKPLPPAHLAALRGRYELVSVRGQGSFSEVWEARHLRTGLRVAIKILCHAKMRAAKLKPEREPRVMRLLSLGRHPHVARFYEAIRPPAAGDNQYTYIVMELAESGELHDHVAVRERLPEAEARRIFQQLAAAVAYCHRNRVAHRDLKMENVLLDAEGSVKIADFGFSKLWSPGKMQSRSLGSPEYAAPELLEGRSYRGPEVDVWSCGVILYAMLCGRYPFDGADMSDLARNIRRGEFRLPSWVSDDARDLISSMLIVRPEKRATLAEVTAHRWLQPDMPPHLAMPPPDATAAAARQGVNAATVELLVTRHGFERTSLLQSIRLDDGSEEAVAYQLVLSKQHDAATLYQLSMPPPPPPHGRHQWALDGGELVLRECPRETMRRVAKALGELGVRILFYHSHRHRMVCAHVRAAGGGGVPTAAIIHSFIRRHKDCGGSSSSSGAATATATDDDTAAVESLSAAAVFFEIQLLKAGEGNGNSNSQQHQYVLHLKRTSGPQIPYLRVCAQLASKLKSNPY